In a single window of the Nocardioides massiliensis genome:
- a CDS encoding cytochrome P450, which yields MDNQKTCPYSGAAVSDPGEIPSLTGYREVEEVFRSPKMAPFLHDGTEEFRGGTVRQIDGPVHRTRRRMMGRLLRGEGDVRFRREVLMPTIERNLQRVLEAPTDDLPSTDMVLFTRVAFFQLVSALIGLDGVDTTEDAEELRQFAEPIQVAMRSWYMGGDRTAVMARGIEVREQFREKYFEPALERRVALVQSATTPEDEAALPNDFLTLVARGLDPDWTADQALALREAVTDFINAGTFSSSFTLVHALDECLTWAEEHPDERERLLDEQFLAKAVAEALRLHPIVPLFYRTAVEPVTLASGREFRAGEHVCMEIGPANRDPEVFGPDADSFVPGREVPTGVYPYGVAFGIGRHMCFGQPVILGSDGVTGSHVQILKALFSAGVRRDPSRPPRMNDQFGRMDALWDVYPIQFGSGSTTGG from the coding sequence ATGGATAACCAGAAGACGTGCCCTTACAGCGGCGCCGCCGTGTCTGACCCGGGGGAGATCCCGTCGTTGACCGGCTACCGGGAGGTCGAGGAGGTCTTCCGGTCGCCGAAGATGGCGCCGTTCCTCCACGACGGCACCGAGGAGTTCCGAGGGGGGACCGTTCGTCAGATCGACGGACCCGTGCATCGCACCAGGCGGCGGATGATGGGCCGTCTCCTGCGCGGCGAGGGCGACGTGCGTTTTCGCCGGGAGGTGTTGATGCCGACGATCGAGCGCAATCTCCAGCGGGTGCTGGAAGCGCCGACCGATGACCTGCCGTCCACCGACATGGTGCTGTTCACGCGAGTGGCCTTTTTCCAGCTGGTGTCGGCTCTGATAGGGCTCGACGGGGTGGACACCACCGAGGACGCCGAGGAACTGCGCCAGTTCGCTGAGCCGATCCAGGTGGCTATGCGCTCCTGGTACATGGGGGGTGACCGGACAGCGGTGATGGCCCGCGGCATCGAGGTCCGCGAGCAGTTCCGTGAGAAGTACTTCGAGCCTGCCCTTGAGCGGCGAGTGGCGCTGGTTCAGTCCGCGACGACGCCGGAGGACGAGGCGGCACTGCCAAACGACTTCCTCACCTTGGTCGCACGTGGCCTCGACCCGGACTGGACGGCCGACCAAGCGCTCGCGCTGAGGGAGGCCGTGACGGACTTCATCAACGCCGGCACCTTCTCCAGCTCCTTCACCCTGGTGCATGCGCTCGACGAGTGCCTCACCTGGGCTGAGGAGCACCCGGACGAGCGCGAACGCCTCCTCGACGAACAGTTCCTCGCTAAAGCGGTGGCCGAGGCGCTGCGGTTGCACCCGATCGTCCCGCTCTTCTACCGCACTGCGGTCGAGCCCGTGACCCTGGCCTCGGGTCGTGAGTTCCGGGCCGGTGAGCACGTGTGCATGGAGATCGGCCCGGCCAACCGCGATCCCGAGGTGTTCGGACCCGACGCCGACTCCTTCGTCCCGGGCCGGGAGGTCCCAACTGGCGTCTACCCCTACGGTGTCGCCTTCGGGATTGGCCGGCACATGTGCTTCGGCCAGCCCGTGATCCTCGGAAGCGATGGAGTCACTGGCAGCCACGTGCAGATCCTGAAGGCGTTGTTCTCGGCCGGCGTCCGCCGCGATCCCTCCCGCCCGCCGCGCATGAACGACCAGTTCGGACGCATGGACGCGCTCTGGGACGTCTACCCCATCCAGTTTGGATCCGGCAGCACCACGGGAGGCTGA
- a CDS encoding non-heme iron oxygenase ferredoxin subunit, with protein sequence MTAHRVPSASDLAPGRLRRVEVAGRAICLARTHDGGLFAIDDTCTHEEESLSEGELMGCELECPFHFARFDVRTGEVVALPATEPVRTYRVEVDGDDVLIEDSHLQSTEGAAGETESGSS encoded by the coding sequence ATGACGGCTCATCGCGTGCCGTCGGCCTCTGACCTGGCCCCCGGCCGACTACGTCGAGTCGAAGTCGCCGGACGGGCGATCTGCCTGGCGCGGACCCATGACGGTGGGCTGTTCGCCATCGACGACACCTGCACCCACGAGGAGGAGTCGCTTAGCGAGGGCGAGTTGATGGGGTGCGAACTGGAGTGCCCCTTTCACTTCGCGCGCTTCGACGTCAGGACCGGCGAGGTTGTGGCGTTGCCCGCCACGGAGCCGGTTCGAACATACCGAGTCGAGGTCGATGGTGACGATGTCCTGATCGAGGATTCCCACCTGCAGAGCACCGAGGGAGCAGCCGGGGAGACGGAGAGCGGTTCCTCGTGA